The window tgtgaggaataactgtattttcgtcaatacctcaagcccctcgCATGGGGAGTTATTTAGGCCAGTATGTTGATTCAATGAGGAACATTTTCAGGCATcagggggagatttcaagtaccataaagaatgccaggaaattagtggaatgttcaacacatttctgcctcaaatccacgtactcaaagatctgaaccatgcgttcagaagatttgcaacacaatgcaaataacctgccagattcatttactgactataaagATGTCATACAATCCTACAATCCTAAAAAATATGccggaaagagtggaggtaccaactaAAACCACTCAACTTCCCGTTCAAAGCAACAGGGGGAGAAATACGACAATAGCACATCGGGATTCAGcttctcgcaagcaaggatatcaaggcttgtgaatcagtaaatgcaagtcaacttcatGTTGACAGACACctgatgggtagtatacacccagtgaACGGGAAACCTCCATcaacccaggtcatagtgcacaaAATGACTgggacatcggaatacccgactCAATCGCATTGGGAAATCGCGAGCAGTCACTATGGGTAACGATATCTCCatcaactatatattgatatatagattctggagaaacatataaccagaagtctacaattgtcgacatacattcctcaactagattgaaaaaacctttcaagtgattcagatccaaagaccatggccgtggcaaagtgtgaacaacactcggactgaactcaagcaaagggtataatctaggtacaaatgatcttgctcaataatggaaaggtattcataagcaatacctacaTCAGTTTTCTTCTGGAAACAGAATTGATAACAACGAGGTGGTGAAATaaagagcaagtattgtagcacaagggtttaCGCAGATATCTAACTATTCTCCAGAGGTGGAATCTCTttccgataacttatatcattggcagtacaaaatcatctatctgtgcagttgatagatgtagtgctcacatatccatgtggatcactagattcagacaCATATGATTGATTCCCGGTGGAATCTCGCTTCTAAATCGAAATGCAATAcgcaacatacattgtgtaaaaaCAATAAGTCACCATAAGACTTATTGTTGTCGGTACATATGGTACAACCGACGTAGTGAGTTACTTAtacacaaggattactcctacaGTGATGATTATCCATGTTTGTGTCTCTGCAATGATgacacatgtaatcatctaaaTGACGGAGTTTAAATGAAGGATTTGTGTAAACCAAAATATCGCTCGTTACTACGACTTGAGCACCTTCATTCATACATTATGGTatactatgttgtctatatccatAATACATTGGAGAAATTCATTATGGACAAACTTATCCATCTataactctcatggtagttcattctctagacgtagaaaaagatctatttagaccaagagatgatggaaatgagatATTGGGACTTAACGTTCCGTAatgccattggatccaccaaacacaattggttggtactcaagaatatctttcgatatctccaaggcatgAAACATCTTGTCCTCGTTTTTTAGTTTCGGAGAAATCTGAACACCAatatcattggatacatcgatCATCCCCATTATATCAAATCATAGACAAGTTTAGTGTTCCTACTAGGTGTGGTAGCCCTCTCATGAAGAGTCTTTAAAACAGACCTCATGGCTATtcaccaaccattatctcaacgataatgttttttgtgttgcccggatgcaaacaagttacataataagcaatatcactatattgcatatcttgcaagtcaaatcatgaCTGATTTGTTCAGGGGTCTCTACCAACTTCTATGTTTTGGTATGTGACGGCTTCGAATTttgcaagaatcagggggagtATCTTCCTGAATTATTCCTGTTGAATGCATCATATTATACTCGTTTTCCCTTTATGAGTTTACTTTTcaggttctcataaaggtttttaatgaggtaatatcaacatgagatcatGTGTCATATTTTCTGTTTTCCCCACCGGGGTTTTTAGGGAAGTATATATGATATATTTATTGTCCTCTAAACTCTATGGGGTTTCTCGTATTGAGTTGAAAGAGACAATAACCATTATAtgttttctccttatttttcccactgggtttgaaGCAGTTTTAGCAACATATTCTACACCACTCCTCATATTTTTtccacagggtttttggaggagactCTTTCAAGATGATGATGCTACCTGGACAAGCatggattagggggagtgttaagaTTAATTAAATACTTAATTAAGGGATAATCCCTGCTTGTATTAACCGCCGACGGATGCTATTTCGGCAACCGTCGCGCCGGTTCACATACAGACGCCTCTCCAACGAGGCGTCCTCCGTGTACCTATATATGTAGAATCATCAATGAAAGAGGGTAGTTCCATTCATTTGCTTTGGTTCTCAATAGAAACCCGTAATACCCAGATTCTGAAAATCCCCCATCCGAACGGTTTGATGCAAAGGAGCAGATAAGTCACATATATATGGCTAAATATCGAATCCTAGCTAAGGATGTTACTTGTATGAGTAATAAAGTCTTGCAATCTTCAATTCTCCAAACAAGTAACTTCTTGCAATCTTTGCATAACTTGGTCCAAACAAGTCCTGACGGGCAAACAACTTTTTCACCTCTCCAATTCTCCACAAGCACTGGTGCCATGTCATAGCTGCTTCAGATCACTACTTGGCTATATAAAAGCAGCGGCTCCTATAAATTGGCGGCTGGGACATATATATGCGTAGGCAAAAGGCAGAAAATTGAACAGTAAATCAATGACATCCAACGGATCGAACACCTCTTGGCACAGTAGACACAATAATCAGGTCACTAAATACAGTATGAACCAGAAGTGCAACAAAAATCACAGGATACGATAATACCAAGTCTAGCTACATGGTCTAGGGTTCATAACGTGTATATTGTGGATTCTACCCCTCTTCCTCTCAGGGTAGAACTTGGCATAAGACGCAAAAAATGAAATGGACGGAAACGTTGTGGTAGCATATGTGTTTTCAGCCTTGCATTTCTGAATATTCAAAGACATGATATATCCACCAATGATCCACATCTTCTCACCCTACTCGAAAATGAATCCTGTACAGAAATGAAAAGCCAACGTAAGAGTCTGGTGTATTATCAGAAGTAAAAAAAAGGTTCAGTTACTTGACAATGAAAATCAAGACACCGAGACATGGTTGGGTAAGTATGAAGGAGATTCGCTTTACCATGTGCAACTTACCTTGACATTAATTTGGGGACAAACTTCCATTATATCTCATACAGGTATTTCTAGCTGACAATCTAATGTGAAAAACATCTAGCAAAACTGCTTCCAAATGAAAATGCCGAAAAATGTCAAAAATTCATGGCAAAGGAAATGTGAAATAAGCAATCATTACATACACTGCTAGAAATGTTATGTGTATAGActtatatttttgaagaaattttaTGTGAACTGTAAGTCTTCCTGGTACAGAAATGGCAAATAATTTAGTGCTGAATCACAAGGAAACCGAGCACTGAATAGTTTATCCCATAAGAACAAGCAGCTGCTCAGGTCTAGGGAGCCACAAAAATTGTTACCGATTAGCACAAACTATGTATTATTCAACAACACAATAAATGAAGGTACGCTTGAACCTACATTTGAGCTTGATCAGAGCCAATCAAAATGTGAAGGTACTGTATCACTACTCTGAATAATCTATTCAGAAATTTGTGCTAGTGCCTACAAGACCAGAACTAATCAGCAAGCCCACAAGTTGCGTCTTTCTGTTTCTTTCTGCAACACAGTTAAAAATAAACATCCTCTGCCAACAAAAGGGTTGTTTTTCCTTTTGCGCTCAGATTTCCATGCCTCAAACAATCTGCAATCCTTACAAAACTGTTCTTtctacatactactccctccgttccaaattaattGACCTCCATTTGTCTAGACATGGATGTATCTAGAAAGTAAACAAGTatagatacattcgtatctagacaaatgaaagtcaagtaatttgaaacggagggagtaattcacaAGTTTGTACTTCACTATTTGCTTTGTTAGTTTCCGTTCCCACATATGGTTAAAACAAAGTTTCCTTCCCACACACAAAAATTAATTTTGGAATATAGCTAGAGAGCATGGAAAGTGTCATTAGTTTGCTCACGTATGTTAAGTGCAGCACACAGTAACTTGATAACTTCATAAATCCTCTCCTCGACCACGTCACACTTGACTTCAACTATGTTAAGGTGCCGTGATATTGCAGATGGTCTCTCCATTGATTTGTAGCTTCCTTTCAAATGCAGTTTATTATTTTGTCCCTACGGTAAGAAAAACAAACTTTTAAACCAAGATGGATGACTGATAATAACTATACTAGTGCAGCAACTGCCATTTAAAAGTTCTATACCATCAAAAACAGTTGAAGAGTTAGTTTCTCTAGAACTGGTGAGTTTTTCAGAATGCAAAGCAGTGGATCCAAACCAGGAGCCTCGCACCAGTACTCGTTGAGTAGTAAACTCTTTAGCTTGTTGAATGTAGGGCAGTGTTTCAAATCTCTTGCGAAAATGAActggaaagaaaatacaaaagtaaGTAAATCAAGTAAACCTTACTGAAAATGCAAGATGATGATCTAATGCCATACCTTTCTAGGTAGAGATCTCAGCTCAAGATGTGTAGCACTTGAGATACCACCCAGAAGCACAGCATCGCCGCTGCCATCATCCTTAATGGGAACACAATTGTTACATGCTTTATCATTAGCTCCACAGAAATGACCAGAGTCGTCGTAATTCAAACATACATCCGCGCAGTTAAGGCCAAGATAAACACGCGCCGTCTCTAGCGACGCCATGCTCTCAAGGCAAGGCGTTTTAGTGTCCGACGATCCGACTAGTTTCAGGATCAGAGAGACGAGGCCCGGAGCAGAAACGATCACCCGGCGACCCAAGCCGAAGTGGCAGCCGGTGATGCTCAGATGCCTCAGGGAACACGACGATATCCCGCCGACGCTGACGCTGCAGAGGTTCATCTTCAGACCCTCCAACGCTG is drawn from Triticum dicoccoides isolate Atlit2015 ecotype Zavitan chromosome 6B, WEW_v2.0, whole genome shotgun sequence and contains these coding sequences:
- the LOC119320777 gene encoding putative FBD-associated F-box protein At5g38570, with protein sequence MPPRKKRKSAPALTVVSAPDHISALPDSMLHHVLSFLPVQAAVRTCVLARRWRHLWRSTTGLRIVGLDDKKHLRNFMHHLLVLRERTDLDTVEIKLGVFVEEDQTHVNLWTRFAVMCSARALTLHVSGPLRLYLDDLPLVSRHLRTLDLHDVDLPKSFIDFAGCPALEGLKMNLCSVSVGGISSCSLRHLSITGCHFGLGRRVIVSAPGLVSLILKLVGSSDTKTPCLESMASLETARVYLGLNCADVCLNYDDSGHFCGANDKACNNCVPIKDDGSGDAVLLGGISSATHLELRSLPRKFIFARDLKHCPTFNKLKSLLLNEYWCEAPGLDPLLCILKNSPVLEKLTLQLFLMGQNNKLHLKGSYKSMERPSAISRHLNIVEVKCDVVEERIYEVIKLLCAALNIREQTNDTFHAL